One Mercenaria mercenaria strain notata chromosome 12, MADL_Memer_1, whole genome shotgun sequence DNA segment encodes these proteins:
- the LOC123534774 gene encoding TNF receptor-associated factor 4-like, with protein MSSLSVPGNGVDIHARAGSRNGVVTPTIVDQEEYEYCFVDPLEKDYECPVCGSVLKYPVLFEECGHRCCANCLPELLRTTAKCPLDGTPIDRNRQVIVDKEYQREIEALKVNCSFYTKGCTWSGQLKDIQIHIADCKFHLLKCPKGCGVKLEKIVLKHHLQEDCEKRDIRCEFCSLRMRAEEEVSHLGTCGKFKMPCPNRCSDGKEIMRENLQEHLENQCSRAKIRCPFWDGGCQYMCKRKHMDKHIKEDPIVHLGMACDTVILHRKELEIHAKSLEKHLKQITTLERKVDALEKLYGCQLVWKIEKWSERVHEAKLGRKATLFSPPFLTSRHGYKMAMSLCPYGDGKARGKFLSIFICICSGEYDPLLLWPFRHRVTFTLVDQCQDPEARRNVSYIIQPNAIKDNKPFLGRPVGERNASFGAQKFVELNILDTYDYLRDDQLFIKCEIDSEHMMLL; from the exons ATGAGCAGTTTATCAGTTCCCGGCAATGGAGTTGATATTCATGCACGAGCAGGCTCGAGAAACGGAGTTGTAACCCCTACCATCGT TGATCAAGAAGAGTATGAATATTGTTTTGTTGATCCGCTCGAGAAGGATTATGAGTGTCCTGTGTGTGGTAGTGTGCTCAAATACCCGGTACTGTTTGAGGAGTGTGGCCACCGCTGCTGCGCCAACTGTCTACCGGAATTGCTGAGAACCACTGCAAAATGTCCGCTAGACGGCACACCTATAGACAGAAACAGACAG GTGATAGTAGACAAAGAGTATCAGCGGGAGATAGAGGCACTGAAGGTGAACTGTTCCTTCTACACTAAGGGATGTACCTGGTCCGGTCAGCTGAAAGATATTCAG ATCCACATTGCCGATTGCAAGTTTCATTTACTGAAATGTCCAAAGGGTTGTGGTGTGAAGCTCGAGAAGATCGTGCTAAAACATCACCTCCAGGAAGACTGCGAAAAACGTGATATTCGGTGCGAATTTTGTTCACTACGCATGCGTGCTGAAGAGGAAGTGAGCCATCTTGGGACTTGTGGCAAGTTCAAGATGCCATGTCCTAACAGGTGCAGCGACGGTAAAGAGATCATGCGGGAGAACCTTCAAGAACATTTGGAGAACCAGTGTTCTCGAGCAAAAATAAGATGTCCGTTCTGGGACGGTGGCTGCCAGTATATG TGTAAACGGAAACATATGGACAAACACATCAAGGAGGATCCCATTGTGCATCTTGGAATGGCGTGTGACACGGTCATTCTACACCGCAAAGAGCTGGAAATACATGCTAAATCTCTTGAAAAACATCTGAAACAG ATAACCACCCTGGAACGCAAAGTTGATGCCTTAGAAAAGTTGTACGGCTGTCAGTTGGTATGGAAGATCGAGAAATGGTCTGAGAGAGTTCATGAGGCTAAACTCGGCAGGAAAGCCACACTGTTCAGTCCGCCGTTCCTCACTAGTCGTCATGGTTACAAGATGGCGATGTCACTCTGTCCGTATGGTGATGGAAAAG CCCGAGGGAAGTTCCTGTCCATTTTTATCTGTATATGTAGCGGAGAGTATGACCCTTTACTACTGTGGCCGTTCCGTCATCGAGTCACGTTTACGTTAGTCGACCAGTGTCAAGACCCAGAGGCAAGACGTAACGTTAGTTACATCATCCAG CCAAATGCAATCAAAGACAACAAACCTTTCCTTGGACGTCCAGTTGGAGAGAGAAACGCATCATTTGGTGCCCAAAAGTTTGTCGAGTTGAACATACTTGACACATATGATTATCTCCGAGATGATCAATTGTTTATCAAATGTGAGATAGACAGTGAACACATGATGTTGTTGTAA